The Cylindrospermum stagnale PCC 7417 genome segment GTGGATCTGTGATAGCCGAGGCACTTCAACCCAAAACTACGGTTTCTGTGACTCAAAAGAAACCAGGCGTTGCTGCCAAAAAACCAACTGTTGTTAAAGTAGTGCAGCCAAAATGGAAAACATTCACAGCCCCAGATGGGCGCTTTAGTGTTTTGATGCCAGGAAGGCCCAAAAGGGAAACTCAAACCCAAAAAACCTATATGGGGGAAATCAATTTACAAGTATTTGCGGCTCAACCTCCTAAACAGGATGTAGCCTATATAGTTACTTACAATGACTTTCCTTATAACTATGCTCAAATGGCAACTCCTCAAGAAATCTTGAATAAAGCACAGTATACGGCAGTAACAACTACGAAAAGTAATTTAGTAAGTGAGCGCAATATTCGGAGTTCAAATGGTCATCCTGGCAAAGAAATTGAGTATGTCAACGCTGGAGGTAAAATTACTAGAAGCCGGATGTATTTTGCCGATGGCTACTTATATCAGGTAACAGCCATAACTTCCAAAAAGCAGGACAAGACTCTAGCTAAAACCATTACCGGGTATTTAAATTCATTCCAGATAGTTTTGAAAAGGTGAGATTATCTAACAGCATTAGATCAGATCATCCGTAGAGGCACAGCATTGCTGTGCCCCCATAGCGCGTGTTGCATCCAAAAAGTCCCGCAGGATTTACCATGACAATTCCAAAACCGCCACTGGCAAGCCATCGACTGGCAAACAATTAATCGCGGGCAAATTATCGGTATTGAACCAGAGATATTTTTATCTATATAGGTGCAATGGACACCGAAGCACCCAGCCGCGACTATACCCAAGCCAGTCGGCAATATTTGACCTGTTTCATCCCTACTGAATCTTAAGAAATTGAGAAAATTTTGGAATTAACCACTATCAAAATGAATACTAAGGGTGACAAGCAGGTTGTAGTTTTGGTTACTGCTCATAACCCTAAATTCTGCCTACGCGGGCTTAATGAAAATTTTATAATCAATATTTCCATTCCCTAGGGCATCTGTGATCGTTTGTTTCCCTGAAAAGCGCATATTCATTTTGATGTGAGGTTTACCGTGAAGCGTTTGGTTGAATTTTCCTTAGATGGTGATGAATCAATCTTGGTTGAAGTGGAAGAACCAGAAGTAAATGACGATACAGATTTAGTTGCTCGTCCTGGGGAATTGGTAGACAGAACTAGATAATCTTTTGCAGACGCAGTTGACAAAATCAAACCAGTCGCGACGACAATTATTACCAAACTACGTAGCATCAACGATCCCCCCGATGAAGTAGAAGTCAAATTTGGCTTGAAGATGAGCGTCACAGCGGGGGCAATTATCGCTGCTACTGGCGTAGAAGCTAACTATGAAATCACCTTGAAGTGGAAAAAATCGCCCTAGATGAATGCCCAACTAGATTCTGCTATTGTGCGAATTTCTAAAGCCAATGGTCAAGTCGTTGGTGCAGGCTTTCTAGTTAGCGAAAAATACCTAATCACCTGCGCCCATGTCGTTAACGCCGCACTCTCCCAACCCCTAGAAGCAACTGAACAGCCTACTGGCGAAATCAGTCTAGATTTCCCCTTAATTCAGCCTCCTGAGAAACTGAAAGCGCGGGTAATTCACTGGTATCCAGTCAAAGACAGCACATCCACCTCAGAGATATCAGATATTGCCGTCTTGGAGTTGTCAACTAAGCCAAGCGTTCAAGCTAAAAAGGTGCGATTAGTTACAGCAGACAATCTATGGGGGCATCCCTTCCAAGTTTTTGGTTTCCCTGTGAGGCGCGATGCTGGTGTGTGGACATCTGGTGAACTGCGTCGCCCTATCAGTGGTGGTCGGGTACAGATGCAGGTAGTGCAACAAACAGCCTATCGCATTGAGTCTGGTTTCAGTGGTTCACCTGTCTGGGATGAAAACCTGGATGGCATTGTGGGTATGACTGTGACAGCTGAGAAGTCACGAGAAAGGCTTTAGTCCTGACTTTGCGGGCTGACTTTTTAGAATATGCCCTGGCTAATAGGGATTTTTTTGGTGCGTTGGCGGGAGAATTTCCAGATCCCAAGGGAGAAAAGGGAGCAATTTGTCTACTCGGACCAATGAACCGTCAAGAACTGCAAGATGTGATTGAGAAACCAGCTGCTAATTTAGTTCAATTACAGGAGGGATTGTGCGATCGCATTTTGCAAGCTGTAGAGAAGCAACCAGGAAATCTGCCCTTACTAGAATTTGCTCTCACTCAGTTGTGGAAACAGCAAAGTCAGGGACAACTCACTCATCAGGCTTATGATCACATTGGCGGTGTCGAAAAAGCTCTAGCTAGGTATGCCCAAGAACAGTATCAACAGCTTTCTCCAACCGACCAAGAAAGAACAAAGCGGGTTTTTATCCAGTTAGTGCGTCCAGGGGAAGGAACCGAGGACACGCGACGCTTGGCTACCCGTGCAGAGGTGGGAGAAAACAACTGGGATTTGGTGACAAAGTTAGCGAATTTCCGGTTGGTAGTTACAGGACGCGATGAAACAGCTAAAGAAGAAACAGTGGAAGTGATCCACGAAGCACTAATTCGCGAGTGGCAACAACTACGTGATTGGATGGAAGATCAGCGCCGTTTCCGCACCTGGCAAGAACGCTTACGGATGACGATGCGGCAATGGGATGCTGCTGGAAAAGACGAGAAGGCTTTGTTGCAAGGTGTCCTACTGGTAGAAGCGGAAGATTGGCAGCAGCAACGCTTAGAGGAACTGAGTTTAGACGAGCGAGCTTTTATACAGTTGAGTTTGGCACTGCGCGATCGCCAGAAGCAGGAACAAGAACAGATTCAACAGCGTGAACTAGCACTAATGCGACAGTCACGAACACGGTTGCGATCGCCAGTTGTTGTACTTGGTGCGATCGCATTCGGCACTTCAACTGTACTTGTCTATCCTCGCATCCTGGGGTGGTGGACAGCTTCCCAAAGTCCTATGGTACGTATGCCAGCAGGTGATGCCGTTATTGGCACAAATCCGATCAAAGCGAATCCTCAAGAAATGCCTGAACGTACAGTTTATGTTCGAGAGTTTCAACTTGAACAATACGAAGTTTCTAATCAGCAATATCAATTATGTGTAAAGGCTGGGGTTTGCACTGAACCAATAACGCAATTGCCTCTCTATTCTAATAATCAAAATTTACAACATCCAGTTATAGGAATTACAGCAATTCAAGCAGCAAAATACTGTCACTGGTTAGGAAGACGTCTACCTACTGAGGTAGAATGGGAACGTTCTGCAAGAGGACTCAAACTACCAGAAAAACCAAAAGGAAGGCTTTGGCCTTGGGGCGATTTAGATCCATTTCCCCAACTCGCAAATCTTCTTTTCAGTCAAGCTGAAAACGATCTTCAACCTGTAAAAAATTATGATGACGGAGCCAGCCCTGAAAAGGTTTACAACTTAGTAGGAAATGCCTGGGAGTAGACCGCATCTTATTTTGATGAATATCCAAATGTTGAAAAGCAGCAAGTTTGGGATGGTGATTCTAAAAATTTACTTGCTGATAAAACACTGGCTTTAAGAGGAGGTGGTTATAACGCTCAAATTTCACGCATTACAAAACGAATAGAATATTCAGGTTCCGAATCTTCTCCTAACTATCCATTTGGTATGCGTTGTGCTAAATAAAAATGGTTCTTCCGTAGGTGTTATGCTGAACTTTTAATTAAAGTCCATAACTGGGCTTTAAAATCAAGGCTTACAGGCATTTGTAGCCTAAATTTCAGAACCAAGCCTAAAACGTTAAGAATAACGACTGTTAATATTTTGCAGTAAGGGTTTCAACCTTATTTGCAGACGTATTTAGCATAACAAGTACCGAAGAGCCATAAAAATAAAATTTACGCTTGATCAAACTAGTAATTCACCAGGGAAAAAGACAAAATGACGAAATTAACAAAACTAGAATTTTGTACTCCTAAACCTCATTACAAAAGCACCGCCAGCTTTAAGAATGACAAAGGACAAGAGTTTATTATTAGTGTCAGTGGTGATGAACTAGCAGCAGTTGAGGAACATATTCAAAATTTAAACGCTCACTTTGAGATACTTCCAGATGAATCAGAAAACACATTACAAGAAACAAATCTTAAACCTGATGAAGAGACATCACAAACAGATTCTTCAGAAGAAAACCCTGTCATAGAAGAGACTATTGAGTCACAGTCTACTAGCATCGTTGAAGTTGCCTTTAAAGTCGCTAACATAGAGAATATCACTAAGCCATCTATGCTCAAGTTTCGGTTAAATAGTGTTGAAAGAGTTCCTATTAATGAAGGTGAATCACAACGCACGATCAAGACAAATTATAAACTAGAGATTGGTGATAAAATATCGGTTGCAGTTAGCAGGGGCAAAGTAAAATTTGTTCTTTTTCAAAAAACAGATTCTGGGACTTCAGCGTTAGACACTCAAGAAGTAAAAGCGAAGAAAAAAGCTAATTTTGATACTATTAAAGTCATACCTGGTAGTAATTTCTATATTGAAGCTACAGGAATAGATACCATCAATGAATATGAAGTTCTTGGGGAAATATCAATTCTAAATAAGAAGATATCTTGATAACTTCACAAGTATCTAAATCTCCTATTTTCTCTGCAATGAATCAATAATTAACAGTAGCAATACAAGCGAGGGCGGGGAAACCCCGCCCCTACAGACTTTTTGATGAAAAATGTACTTCATAACAGCAGGAAGTGCTGTAATATAGCGGTTCTCACTCAAATGCGGTACGAAATTATATCGCAAGTAGGGGCAATTCATGAATTGCCCCTACGGATGTACCTCACGTGAATGATAACCGCTATATCAATAGTAAAACTCTTGTGGGGTGGGCATCTTGCCCGCCATTATATACTTCTCTATGATCAAATGTGCTGTAAAAGAGTTAATTACTTGAAAATCAAATCCAAGCGCTGCTGAGATGCTTTGAGGGCTTGTGCCGGTGAACTTTTGCCCAACAATACTGTTTCAACTGTCCTGCCTAAAGTGTCGGAAATGCGATTATAACCAGGAAAAATTGGACGCGAACGCCCATACTTGGCTTGATCTAAAAAAACCTTTAACTGTGGTTGTTTTTGCAGAAATTCCTGATATTTTGCACTTTGGCGAGACTTGACATTGATGGGTAAATAGCCAGTTCCTAGGGCTAATTCTGTCTGGAATTCTGCACTCAAAGTATATTCAGCAAATTTAAATGCGGCTGTTTCTCGTTCTGGTGTGGTTTTGAATAAAAAGAGATTTTCGCCACCAATCACCGTTGCAGGTATTTGATCAACAGGAATCGGAAAAACATTAAAATCTACGCCACTCTGTTTAAATTCCCCTAGACTCCAGGGGCCAGTTACCTGCATGGCAATCTTACCGGCTAACAAGTCTGCAATCTCATAACCCCGTTCTGGTTCCGATAGTACTGCCGTACCATCCAAAATCAAATTTCGCCAAAATTGCAAAGCGGCGATCGCACCACTATTATCTTGCAAAACTACTCCCGCCGCTTGTTGTGAATCACCAATCACCAATTCGCCGCCAGCACTCCACATAAACGGTAACCAGGTAAACACCGTAAATTCACCCTTTCCCAAAGGCAGAATTATTCCATGTTGATCTATTTTGCGATCGCCATTGGTATCACGAGTTAATTTCTTGGCAACTTGCCGCAACTCTTCCCAAGTGCGCGGTACATCACTAATTCCCGCCGCTGCAAACAAACTCGGACGGTAAAAAACACCCACATTATTTGTCGCAAACGGCACCGACCAAATTTGCCCCTTGTATTCCATCGAGGTATACAAAGCGGGGTCAATTTCCTCTTTGACTGGTGAAAATTCTAACTTCTCGTCCAAAGGCAAAATAGCATCTAATTCCACCAACTGTCCGCTAATTGTCGGGTTAAACCACAACAAATCAGGAGGTGCATTTCCTACCACCGCTGCCAAAATCTTAGGCATTTGCTGATCTTGTTGCCCGACATAAAGAGACTCTACCTGAATATCTGGGTGGGTTTGATTAAACTTATCTACCAGCTTTTGCAATACATCCCGATTTGGTGGCGGATTTACACCATGCCACAGAGTTAGATGAATCACTTTACTTGCTTTACCAGGCATGATAGTCTGACACCCACCCAAAGCTAATATGCCTACAAGCAGTATCCCCAGTAAACTGCTAAGGTAGTTTCGAGCTGTCTTGCTTTTTCGCCAAGAATTGTCAGGGGCGAAAAAACCTAGCCCATAATGTTGATGTAGATGATTGTTCAATTTACCCATTTGGTGCTGAGGTTGAGAAACAGTATCTAACCTTTGCATCAAGGCAAAAGCTAGATATATCCTAAGTTTTAAATAGAGTTTTGATATTTTTCAGATTATGGCAGGACATAGTAAATGGGCCAATATTAAGCGCCAGAAGGCAGTGGTGGATGCCAAAAGGGGTAAAACCTTCACTCAACTGTCACGGGCGATTATTGTAGCTGCCAGAAGCGGCGTTCCTGATCCAGCGCTTAATTTTCAACTCCGCACAGCTATTGACAAGGCAAAAGCGGCGAGTATTCCTAACGATAATATCGAAAGAGCGATCGCTAAAGGTGCTGGTACTTTTGGTAGCGATCACATCGGTTTAGAAGCGATTCGCTATGAAGGCTATGGCCCTGGTGGTGTAGCAATTTTGATTGAAGCCCTCACAGATAACCGTAATCGCACGGCTGCGGACTTGCGAATGGCTTTTAGTCGAAATGGCGGCAATCTCGGCGAAACAGGTTGTGTTAGCTGGATGTTCGCCCAAAAAGGTGTTTGTGTGGTGTCGGGTGTAGTTGATGAAGAACAGCTTTTAGAAGCTTCTCTAGAAGGCGATGCTGAGTCTTATGAGATGACGGAACATGAGACGGCTGAGGTATTTACCGACATCGGCAAATTAGAAATTCTGAGTCAGACACTAAAACACAAAGGCTTTAAGGTGACAGATGCCGAATTGCGCTGGATTCCTGGTAATCAGGTGGAAGTTACCGAAGTTGATCAGGCGCGATCGCTTTTTAAATTAATCGATAGTCTCGAAGGATTAGATGATGTGCAAAATGTGACAGCTAATTTTGAAATGGCAGAGGATCTAATGACTTTAACTTTTGCTTAGAGAAATTACCTTGCCCTAAAAGGCGCGATCGCGTCACAATAGTAGTTAAAGCGCTGTAATTTATCTTAACAATGTCCCTGACGCAGCTTACTCAAACTTTTTCCCCTCCCCACACACCCACAGACAAGCGGGGATATGATTACGATTTGGTAATTGTCGGCGGTGGGATTGTTGGCTTAACCCTAGCCGCTGCTTTAAAAGACTCTGGCTTAACTGTGTTGCTGATTGAGGCAAAAGTGGCCTCAGCCGCAGTAGCTAAAGGACAAGCTTACGCTGTACATATGCTGTCGGCGCAAATTTTCCAGGGAATTGGCATTTGGGAGAAAATACTGCCCGAAATCGCCAAATATTGTCAGGTTAAACTTTCTGACGCCGATTATCCTGATGTGGTGGCCTTTCAAACCTCTGATTTAGGAACATCAGAGTTAGGATATGTGGCAGAACACCAAGCGCTGTTGCAGCCTTTACAAGAATTTGTCCAAAATTGTCCGAATGTGACTTATCTTTGTCCGGCGTTGGTGGTAAATACCCAGAACGAACAAGATCTAGTTAACATCAATATCACAGTTGAGGGTGAGCCGCGGACAATTCGCAGTAAATTACTAGTAGGTGCTGATGGATCGCGATCGCCGATTCGGCAAGCTGCGGGGATTAAAACCAAAGGCTGGAAGTATTGGCAGTCTTGCATTGTGGCCTTTGTCAAACCAGAAAAATCACACAATAATACCGCCTACGAGAAATTTTGGTCTAGTGGTCCCTTTGCGATTTTACCTTTGCCTGGAAACCGCTGCCGGATTGTTTGGACAGCACCCCATGAAGAAGCAAAGGCTTTGTGCGCTTTAGATGATCAGCAATTTTTGGCTGAACTCAGCCGCCGCTATGGTGATCAGATGGGTAAATTGGAATTATTAGGCGATCGCTTTATTTTCCAGGTACAACTAATGCAGAGCGATCGCTATGTCCTCCCCCGTTTAGCTTTAGTTGGCGATGCAGCACACAACTGTCATCCCGTCGGTGGACAAGGTTTAAACTTGGGTATTCGTGATGCAGCAGCCTTGGCGCAAATCATCCAAACAGCACATCAAGCCGGTGAAGATATTGGTAAAATCCAAATCCTCAAAAAATATGAACGCTGGCGAAAACAGGAAAATCTAGCAATTTTAGGTTTCACCGATTTGTTAGATCGGGTTTTTTCTAATAACTTTTTACCATTAGTCGTAATTCGTCGCCTGGGTTTAGGCATTATGCAGCGAGTCCCGATGGTAAAAATCTTTGCCCTGAAGTTGATGATTGGTTTGAAAGGGCGAACTCCCGAATTAGCAAAACGGTGAAATAAGTAGTCGATGCTACGGCTTCCGTAACGCCCTGAAAAGCGAAAAAGATGCCGTAATTTCGGCAATAACAAGAAGTACAGCGGTTTTATCTTTAATTCAACCTACCTAAATTGGATTCAGGTTACTTAAAAAATCAAGGGCAGATTTTACATTAAATTAAGTATTTTCTTGTAAGCCGCTAACCTAAAATTTTCGTACCATACACTGACGATAGATGTAATAGAATAGAATGAGCGCTAGACGCTCAGTCTAAGGTACTGGTAACCGAGCATCAATCTTTAAAAAGATTGATATTTTGCGTTTTTACCCAAAAAAATTCCAAATATCTGCCTAAAAAGTGATAACACTGACCGCAAGTAGTGCTAGAGTTTCAAGAAATTTATCGGAAATTTTCAGCGGGTATCGATGCTGAAGAAACTACAGAAAAAACAAATTTCGCTGATTGCCGGTGTAGGACTGTGTGCCTTTCTCGCCGGGGCAATGGTGTCAGCGCCTCAGTTAGGAAAAAACCTAGGGCAATGGCTCAAACTCAGTAAGAGTGAGCCTGAGCAAGTCTCTGAAGCCAACAAAGCCACATCAGCCGTGTTTCCACTGGTCTCACAGTCTCTGCCAGAAAGAGCGGCAAAACTAGCCACAATTGCCCAAGGTTCGCGATCGCTAGATCGGGAACGTGCCCGTTATCTTTTGGCTAGTGATTACGTTGAAAGAACCCAAGCGAAAAAAGCGCTGAGTTTACTCGAAGGACTAGATAAAGACTATCCGGCGCTAGCGCCCTACGTGTTGCTGAAACAGGCCCAGGCTCAGGATATGCTGTCTGAAGGCGGCAAAGCCTCGGATCTGCGGCGAGAAGTGCTGAGAAAGTATCCCAAAGAAGCGGCCGCAGTTAAAGCTATATATCTGATCGCCCAACCAAAACTACAAGATCAAGCGATCGCTCAATTTCCTTCTCATCCCCTGACTTGGGAAATTATCCGCAAACGGTTAAAAGAAAATCCCAATCAGCCAAAATTACAATTAATTCTGGCAAAATATGCCTTTAACCAACCAGGAATAGTAGGTGTATTGGATCAGCTGGTGAAACAGCCCAATCTCAAACCCGAAGACTGGGACATCATTGGTACAGCTTATTGGGAAAATAGTCAATTTACGAAAGCGGCAGCGGCTTGTGCCAAAGCACCCAAGACAGCGCGCAATCTTTACCGCACTGGCAGGGGTTTACAAGTAGGGGGCAAAGAACGGGAAAATGCGATCGCCACCTATAAACAACTAGTACAGCAATTCCCCACAGCACCAGAAACTGGAACTGCCGGACTGCGGTTAGCAGAAATGGCTTCAACCAAAGACGCCATACCCTACCTTAACCAAGTCATCAGTAAATCTCCAGACCAAGCCAGTACAGCACTGGTACAAAAAGCCAAAGCCTTAGAAGCCCTGAAGGATAGCAAATCAGCCGGCGCAGCTAGAGAATTACTCCTAGGCAAGTACGCCAATTCTGATGAAGCAGCAGAATATCGCTGGAAAATAGCCAAAGAGAAAGCCAAAGCCAAAGATTACATCGGGGCATGGCAATGGGCAGAACCAATTGTTACCAACAACCCCAACAGTATTTTGGCTCCTAGAGCCGGCTTTTGGGTGGGTAAATGGGCAACTATCTTAGGCAAACAGCAAGAGGCTAAAACGGCTTATGAATACGTACTGAGCCAATTTCCCCAATCTTATTACGCATGGCGAGCCGCAAACATTTTGGGGCTGAATGTTGGTAGCTTTAATAATGTTCGCCTCATGAGTCCGGAAGTTGTTTCACCCCAGCGTCCAGTACCTCCGGCAGGTTCTGAGACTTTTAAAGAATTATATCTGCTAGGTCAAGACCGTGATGCTTGGTTGCAATGGGAAACAGAATTTCTCAATAAAGCCCAGCCCACTGTACCAGAGCAATTTACCGAAGGGTTGATGCAGTTGACAAGGGGAGAAAATTTATTAGGAATTAACACAATTTCTAAATTAGAAGACCGGGAAACACCCGAAGACAAAGCACAGTATGAAGCTCTTAGCAAACAAATCACCTACTGGCAAGCCCGTTATCCGTTTCCCTATCTCAAGGAGATTTCAAAATGGTCTGCGGAACGGAAAGTTAATCCCCT includes the following:
- a CDS encoding S1 family peptidase; translation: MNAQLDSAIVRISKANGQVVGAGFLVSEKYLITCAHVVNAALSQPLEATEQPTGEISLDFPLIQPPEKLKARVIHWYPVKDSTSTSEISDIAVLELSTKPSVQAKKVRLVTADNLWGHPFQVFGFPVRRDAGVWTSGELRRPISGGRVQMQVVQQTAYRIESGFSGSPVWDENLDGIVGMTVTAEKSRERL
- a CDS encoding formylglycine-generating enzyme family protein, with translation MRADFLEYALANRDFFGALAGEFPDPKGEKGAICLLGPMNRQELQDVIEKPAANLVQLQEGLCDRILQAVEKQPGNLPLLEFALTQLWKQQSQGQLTHQAYDHIGGVEKALARYAQEQYQQLSPTDQERTKRVFIQLVRPGEGTEDTRRLATRAEVGENNWDLVTKLANFRLVVTGRDETAKEETVEVIHEALIREWQQLRDWMEDQRRFRTWQERLRMTMRQWDAAGKDEKALLQGVLLVEAEDWQQQRLEELSLDERAFIQLSLALRDRQKQEQEQIQQRELALMRQSRTRLRSPVVVLGAIAFGTSTVLVYPRILGWWTASQSPMVRMPAGDAVIGTNPIKANPQEMPERTVYVREFQLEQYEVSNQQYQLCVKAGVCTEPITQLPLYSNNQNLQHPVIGITAIQAAKYCHWLGRRLPTEVEWERSARGLKLPEKPKGRLWPWGDLDPFPQLANLLFSQAENDLQPVKNYDDGASPEKVYNLVGNAWE
- a CDS encoding ABC transporter substrate-binding protein, with protein sequence MGKLNNHLHQHYGLGFFAPDNSWRKSKTARNYLSSLLGILLVGILALGGCQTIMPGKASKVIHLTLWHGVNPPPNRDVLQKLVDKFNQTHPDIQVESLYVGQQDQQMPKILAAVVGNAPPDLLWFNPTISGQLVELDAILPLDEKLEFSPVKEEIDPALYTSMEYKGQIWSVPFATNNVGVFYRPSLFAAAGISDVPRTWEELRQVAKKLTRDTNGDRKIDQHGIILPLGKGEFTVFTWLPFMWSAGGELVIGDSQQAAGVVLQDNSGAIAALQFWRNLILDGTAVLSEPERGYEIADLLAGKIAMQVTGPWSLGEFKQSGVDFNVFPIPVDQIPATVIGGENLFLFKTTPERETAAFKFAEYTLSAEFQTELALGTGYLPINVKSRQSAKYQEFLQKQPQLKVFLDQAKYGRSRPIFPGYNRISDTLGRTVETVLLGKSSPAQALKASQQRLDLIFK
- a CDS encoding YebC/PmpR family DNA-binding transcriptional regulator, coding for MAGHSKWANIKRQKAVVDAKRGKTFTQLSRAIIVAARSGVPDPALNFQLRTAIDKAKAASIPNDNIERAIAKGAGTFGSDHIGLEAIRYEGYGPGGVAILIEALTDNRNRTAADLRMAFSRNGGNLGETGCVSWMFAQKGVCVVSGVVDEEQLLEASLEGDAESYEMTEHETAEVFTDIGKLEILSQTLKHKGFKVTDAELRWIPGNQVEVTEVDQARSLFKLIDSLEGLDDVQNVTANFEMAEDLMTLTFA
- a CDS encoding FAD-dependent hydroxylase, with the translated sequence MSLTQLTQTFSPPHTPTDKRGYDYDLVIVGGGIVGLTLAAALKDSGLTVLLIEAKVASAAVAKGQAYAVHMLSAQIFQGIGIWEKILPEIAKYCQVKLSDADYPDVVAFQTSDLGTSELGYVAEHQALLQPLQEFVQNCPNVTYLCPALVVNTQNEQDLVNINITVEGEPRTIRSKLLVGADGSRSPIRQAAGIKTKGWKYWQSCIVAFVKPEKSHNNTAYEKFWSSGPFAILPLPGNRCRIVWTAPHEEAKALCALDDQQFLAELSRRYGDQMGKLELLGDRFIFQVQLMQSDRYVLPRLALVGDAAHNCHPVGGQGLNLGIRDAAALAQIIQTAHQAGEDIGKIQILKKYERWRKQENLAILGFTDLLDRVFSNNFLPLVVIRRLGLGIMQRVPMVKIFALKLMIGLKGRTPELAKR
- a CDS encoding lytic transglycosylase domain-containing protein, which gives rise to MLKKLQKKQISLIAGVGLCAFLAGAMVSAPQLGKNLGQWLKLSKSEPEQVSEANKATSAVFPLVSQSLPERAAKLATIAQGSRSLDRERARYLLASDYVERTQAKKALSLLEGLDKDYPALAPYVLLKQAQAQDMLSEGGKASDLRREVLRKYPKEAAAVKAIYLIAQPKLQDQAIAQFPSHPLTWEIIRKRLKENPNQPKLQLILAKYAFNQPGIVGVLDQLVKQPNLKPEDWDIIGTAYWENSQFTKAAAACAKAPKTARNLYRTGRGLQVGGKERENAIATYKQLVQQFPTAPETGTAGLRLAEMASTKDAIPYLNQVISKSPDQASTALVQKAKALEALKDSKSAGAARELLLGKYANSDEAAEYRWKIAKEKAKAKDYIGAWQWAEPIVTNNPNSILAPRAGFWVGKWATILGKQQEAKTAYEYVLSQFPQSYYAWRAANILGLNVGSFNNVRLMSPEVVSPQRPVPPAGSETFKELYLLGQDRDAWLQWETEFLNKAQPTVPEQFTEGLMQLTRGENLLGINTISKLEDRETPEDKAQYEALSKQITYWQARYPFPYLKEISKWSAERKVNPLLVTALMRQESRFEAKVKSPVGATGLMQIMPDTAKWIAPQIKLDIKTINLEKPDDNIMLGTWYMEHTHKIYNNNSLLAIASYNAGPGNVDKWLRTLPREDPDEFVEDIPFDETKNYVRQVFGNYWNYQRLYNPEVSALVSKYSAEHPKLPTP